From one Gemmobacter sp. genomic stretch:
- a CDS encoding IS110 family transposase, translated as MTTNISMLAIDLAKGSFQVCAVGPEGTVLYNRSLSRTRLATLLADQPACIVAMEACATSHHWGRVAQRHGHEVRLVPAAYVKPFVKRQKNDKADAEAIAEAALRPTMRFVAVKSAETQGRAVAFRTHQCLVRQRTQLINALRGHLAEFGLVAPKGPASLKVLETALEDEATDLPSPVREMGTIYLDQIAQLTEVIEQLADELEAASKTDAQLRRLCTIPGIGPVTAGAVAAFAPDLDTFDSGRNFAAWLGLVPRQRSTGGKTKLGSVSKMGQTDIRRLLIVGAMSVIRWVVRKGGSANRWLAALVARKPRMVAAVALANKMARMIWALTTKQENYRMV; from the coding sequence ATGACGACAAATATCAGCATGCTGGCGATAGATCTTGCGAAGGGTAGCTTCCAGGTCTGCGCTGTCGGGCCGGAGGGGACGGTTCTATACAACCGAAGTTTGTCGCGGACGCGTCTGGCGACGCTTCTCGCCGACCAGCCCGCGTGCATCGTTGCGATGGAGGCCTGCGCCACTTCGCATCACTGGGGCCGGGTGGCACAACGGCACGGCCACGAGGTTCGGCTTGTCCCGGCGGCCTATGTGAAGCCGTTTGTGAAGCGTCAGAAGAACGACAAGGCGGACGCGGAGGCCATCGCGGAAGCGGCCTTGCGCCCGACCATGCGCTTCGTGGCAGTCAAGAGCGCAGAGACCCAGGGGCGCGCGGTCGCATTCCGGACGCATCAATGTCTGGTCCGGCAACGCACGCAACTCATCAACGCGCTTCGGGGACATCTGGCGGAGTTCGGACTCGTGGCGCCGAAGGGACCGGCGAGCCTGAAGGTGCTGGAGACCGCGCTGGAAGACGAGGCCACGGACCTGCCAAGCCCGGTTCGGGAGATGGGCACGATTTACCTCGACCAAATCGCGCAGCTCACTGAGGTGATCGAACAACTGGCGGACGAACTCGAGGCGGCCTCGAAGACCGATGCGCAGCTGCGTCGGCTTTGCACTATCCCCGGGATCGGCCCCGTCACCGCAGGAGCCGTCGCGGCGTTCGCACCTGACCTCGATACGTTCGACAGCGGACGCAACTTCGCCGCGTGGCTTGGCCTGGTGCCCAGGCAGAGGTCGACGGGCGGCAAGACCAAGCTGGGTTCGGTCAGCAAGATGGGCCAGACCGACATCCGCCGCCTGCTGATCGTCGGCGCCATGAGCGTGATCCGCTGGGTGGTTCGCAAGGGCGGCAGTGCGAACCGCTGGCTGGCCGCGCTGGTGGCGCGCAAGCCCAGGATGGTCGCGGCCGTCGCGCTGGCGAACAAGATGGCTCGTATGATCTGGGCCCTGACAACGAAACAGGAGAATTACCGGATGGTGTGA
- a CDS encoding IS256 family transposase, with translation MTDDRMALIELVEKQADGDLVREMLAFAAERIMEAEIEARTGAAKGARSPMREAQRNGYRDRDWDTRAGRISLEIPKLRKGSYFPSFLEPRRTAEKALVAVIQEAYVHGISTRSVDDLVKAMGAGGMSKSQVSRLCMEIDERVDAFLARPLEGAWPYLWLDATYLKVREGGRIISKAVILAVAVNEDGKREVLGVATGPSEAETFWTDFLRSLADRGLRGVKLVIADDHKGLRAAARRVFNATHQRCRIHWMRNVLAYAPAKQRTAVAAMLKTIFAQESKADAEAQWNVVADALREKQPKLGALMDASCDDVLAYMSFPREHWTQIASTNPLERVNREVKRRADVIGIFPNDAAIVRLVGALMLETNDEWAVARRYMSLETLARVTDNPNVRLPAVAT, from the coding sequence ATGACCGACGACAGAATGGCGCTGATCGAGCTGGTTGAGAAGCAGGCCGATGGCGACCTCGTGCGCGAGATGCTGGCCTTTGCGGCCGAGCGGATCATGGAAGCAGAGATCGAGGCGCGGACGGGCGCGGCCAAAGGTGCGCGCTCGCCGATGCGGGAAGCCCAGCGAAACGGATACCGCGACCGGGACTGGGACACGCGCGCTGGCCGCATCTCGCTGGAGATCCCGAAGCTGCGGAAGGGAAGCTACTTCCCCAGCTTCCTCGAGCCACGCCGCACGGCGGAGAAAGCCTTGGTTGCTGTGATCCAGGAAGCCTACGTCCACGGCATCTCGACGCGGTCCGTCGATGATCTGGTCAAAGCCATGGGCGCTGGTGGCATGTCGAAGAGCCAGGTCAGCCGGCTGTGCATGGAGATCGATGAGCGGGTGGACGCCTTCCTGGCCCGCCCCCTGGAAGGTGCGTGGCCCTATCTCTGGCTCGACGCCACCTACCTCAAGGTCAGGGAGGGCGGGCGCATCATCAGCAAGGCGGTGATACTCGCCGTGGCCGTGAACGAGGACGGCAAGCGCGAGGTGCTGGGCGTCGCCACCGGTCCGTCCGAGGCGGAGACCTTCTGGACCGACTTCCTGCGCAGTCTTGCGGACCGGGGCCTGCGCGGCGTGAAGCTGGTGATCGCAGACGACCACAAGGGCCTGCGGGCCGCGGCGCGCCGGGTCTTCAACGCCACCCACCAGAGATGCCGCATTCACTGGATGCGCAACGTCCTGGCTTACGCTCCGGCAAAGCAGCGCACCGCGGTGGCGGCGATGCTGAAGACGATCTTTGCCCAGGAGAGCAAGGCCGACGCCGAGGCACAGTGGAATGTCGTGGCCGACGCCCTGCGGGAAAAGCAGCCCAAACTCGGTGCCCTGATGGACGCCTCCTGCGACGATGTCCTCGCTTACATGTCGTTTCCCCGCGAGCACTGGACCCAGATCGCCTCCACCAACCCGCTGGAACGTGTGAACCGCGAGGTGAAACGGCGAGCCGATGTCATAGGGATCTTCCCGAACGATGCTGCCATCGTCCGCCTCGTCGGCGCGCTGATGCTCGAGACCAACGACGAGTGGGCCGTCGCGCGGCGATACATGAGCCTTGAAACGCTCGCCCGCGTCACCGACAATCCCAACGTCAGGCTGCCTGCCGTGGCTACCTGA
- a CDS encoding glycosyltransferase family 2 protein — translation MTRLSVILPFYDETAFIQMAVQSIVSQGIGDTEILIVNDNPDRFAPGWLEGLGLPGAPRILHHPVNRGLSAARNTGMAAASGRLIGFLDSDDYYLTDGLAAQLALAETSGADITHANACISHPGTPALKLLPRDAALFSRLHQGAGLPGLEAAQFITSSWSSLYRRDFLTGHALRFDEEQVKFEDRLFVLETVTRAASIATLGRPVRCWRRRAGSISVTPPDAAILRLQVQLLEKCLAVMRAHADQPGIPPRFLKRELFNTVARLIWDMDLIRLATNEPTAETDALVARTAALLGDDRLGQQIFDDPVIRKISRVGQPTRHGVIGRSDFFALHKALRAADMAEAQDILRSRQLPAPRPRRLTGKGGVLDGRRLVLHLGLHKTASTWLQRQLFAHRTDLARHSVLLPMAGLPDSDFRPIRPDGFPGHQGLLAALRSGDEGSWTALRREVAASRCDTVLISCENMSLPTDPDRDALLDRLFLRLSGASEVVVVAFVRSPDTWAEAYWAEQVCNGLRAGARTLPEFLVDHATSLTDLPALFAPFEAFAGQPVRLLDHDAAARRGSHWLDFGRTAGLPLDDIPLPPQAMARAYPGPDRAQIQAAMTVNALIAAEGLRQRSLRSFFAAGAPGSDRQSFLPPGDRLALVQQFTDRSADWAAARGYATDLAAVADRLASTPWHPPGPLPADVLDRLRQARLQAEYDATSAQPPRAEPEPAPALPGHRPRPDGLVLRLRLRPWARHALQRVGLIRR, via the coding sequence GTGACCCGGCTTTCCGTCATCCTGCCGTTCTATGACGAAACCGCCTTCATCCAGATGGCGGTGCAATCCATCGTGTCGCAAGGCATCGGCGATACGGAAATCCTGATCGTCAACGACAACCCCGACCGTTTCGCCCCCGGCTGGCTGGAGGGGCTGGGCCTGCCCGGCGCCCCGCGCATCTTGCACCATCCGGTCAACCGCGGCCTGTCGGCGGCACGCAACACCGGCATGGCGGCGGCCAGCGGCCGGCTGATCGGGTTTCTGGATTCCGATGATTACTACCTGACCGATGGTCTGGCGGCGCAACTGGCGCTGGCCGAAACCTCGGGCGCCGACATCACCCATGCCAATGCCTGCATCAGCCACCCCGGCACCCCGGCGCTGAAACTGCTGCCGCGCGATGCGGCGCTGTTTTCCCGCCTGCATCAGGGGGCCGGATTGCCGGGGCTGGAGGCGGCGCAGTTCATCACCTCGTCCTGGTCCAGCCTCTATCGGCGCGATTTCCTGACCGGCCATGCCCTGCGCTTCGACGAGGAGCAGGTGAAGTTCGAAGACCGCCTGTTCGTGCTGGAAACCGTGACCCGCGCCGCCAGCATCGCCACGCTGGGCCGCCCGGTGCGCTGCTGGCGGCGGCGCGCGGGGTCCATCTCGGTCACGCCGCCCGATGCGGCGATCCTGCGGCTTCAGGTGCAGCTGCTGGAAAAATGCCTGGCGGTGATGCGCGCCCATGCCGACCAGCCGGGCATTCCGCCGCGGTTCCTCAAGCGCGAGCTGTTCAACACGGTGGCCCGGCTGATCTGGGACATGGATCTGATCCGCCTGGCGACCAACGAGCCGACGGCCGAAACCGACGCATTGGTCGCGCGCACCGCAGCCCTGCTGGGCGACGACCGGCTGGGGCAGCAGATCTTTGACGATCCGGTGATCCGCAAGATCAGCCGTGTCGGCCAGCCCACCCGCCATGGCGTGATCGGGCGCAGCGATTTCTTTGCCCTGCACAAGGCCCTGCGCGCCGCCGACATGGCCGAGGCGCAGGACATCCTGCGCAGCCGGCAGCTCCCCGCCCCGCGCCCCCGGCGCCTGACCGGCAAGGGCGGCGTGCTGGATGGCCGGCGGCTGGTGCTGCACCTGGGCCTGCACAAGACCGCCAGCACCTGGCTGCAACGCCAGCTGTTCGCCCACCGCACCGACCTGGCCCGGCACAGCGTGCTGCTGCCGATGGCCGGCCTGCCCGACAGCGATTTCCGCCCCATCCGCCCCGATGGCTTTCCCGGCCATCAGGGCCTGCTGGCCGCGCTGCGGTCCGGCGACGAGGGGTCATGGACCGCGCTGCGGCGCGAGGTGGCGGCCAGCCGCTGCGACACCGTGCTGATCAGCTGCGAAAACATGTCGCTGCCCACCGACCCCGACCGCGATGCCCTGCTGGACCGGCTGTTCCTGCGCCTGTCCGGCGCGTCCGAGGTGGTCGTGGTCGCCTTTGTCCGCAGCCCCGACACCTGGGCCGAGGCCTATTGGGCCGAACAGGTCTGCAACGGCCTGCGCGCCGGCGCCCGGACCCTGCCGGAATTTCTGGTCGATCACGCCACCAGCCTGACCGACCTGCCCGCCCTGTTCGCCCCGTTCGAGGCCTTTGCCGGCCAGCCCGTCCGCCTGCTGGATCACGATGCCGCCGCCCGGCGCGGCAGCCACTGGCTGGATTTCGGCCGCACCGCCGGCCTGCCGCTGGACGACATCCCCCTGCCGCCCCAGGCCATGGCCCGCGCCTATCCCGGCCCCGACCGGGCGCAGATCCAGGCCGCCATGACGGTGAATGCCCTGATCGCCGCCGAAGGCCTGCGCCAGCGCAGCCTGCGCAGCTTTTTCGCCGCCGGCGCCCCGGGCAGCGACCGGCAATCCTTCCTGCCGCCAGGCGACAGGCTGGCCCTGGTACAGCAGTTCACCGACCGCTCGGCCGATTGGGCCGCCGCGCGCGGCTATGCCACCGATCTTGCCGCCGTGGCAGACCGGCTGGCCAGCACCCCCTGGCACCCCCCCGGCCCCCTGCCCGCCGACGTGCTGGACCGCCTGCGCCAGGCCCGGTTGCAGGCCGAATACGATGCGACGTCCGCCCAGCCGCCACGCGCGGAACCCGAACCCGCGCCCGCCCTGCCCGGACACCGCCCCCGGCCCGACGGGCTGGTGCTGCGCCTGCGGCTGCGCCCTTGGGCGCGCCATGCGCTGCAACGGGTCGGGCTGATCCGCCGCTAG
- a CDS encoding NAD+ synthase has product MAERFRLLIAQWNPTVGALAANAAAARTAWDQGRAAGADLVMLPEMFLTGYQTQDLVIRRAFLRDVAATLAQLAADCADGPALGIGAPDLVGDKVYNAWHVLHRGRITTVIRKHHLPNDDVFDEHRLYTAAPVSGPWRLGPVRIGTPICEDAWHPDLAETLAETGAQILLVPNGSPYARGKHDLRMQLMVARVIETGLPLVYLNMIGGQDDQVFDGASFVLNPGGRLAAQLPAFDAATQLVDFTHTDDGWRAEPAPKALLPDAWEQDYRAMVESVRDYFAKSGFSRALLGLSGGIDSAIVATIAADALGPDNVHCVMLPSEFTSAHSLEDATAVARALGARLDTVPIDDPRAAVGRALAPLFAGTKPDITEENIQSRLRGLLLMALSNKFGAMLLTTGNKSEVAVGYCTIYGDMAGGYNPIKDLYKTRVFETCRWRNANHRPWMKAPAGEVIPPRVIDKPPSAELRADQRDDDSLPPYPVLDAILEGLVDRELSVAELVAAGFDHATVKRVEHLIFISEWKRFQSAPGTRLTGRAFWLDRRYPIVNRWRDAG; this is encoded by the coding sequence ATGGCCGAACGTTTCCGCCTGCTGATTGCCCAGTGGAATCCCACCGTGGGGGCGCTGGCCGCCAATGCCGCCGCCGCGCGCACCGCCTGGGATCAGGGCCGCGCCGCCGGGGCCGATCTGGTCATGCTGCCGGAAATGTTCCTGACCGGCTATCAGACCCAGGATCTGGTGATCCGCCGTGCCTTTCTGCGCGATGTGGCCGCCACGCTGGCGCAGCTGGCCGCCGATTGCGCCGATGGTCCGGCCCTGGGGATCGGGGCGCCCGATCTGGTCGGGGACAAGGTTTACAACGCCTGGCACGTCCTGCACCGCGGCCGCATCACCACGGTGATCCGCAAGCACCACCTGCCCAACGATGACGTGTTCGACGAACACCGCCTGTATACGGCTGCCCCGGTCTCGGGCCCCTGGCGGCTGGGCCCGGTGCGCATCGGCACGCCGATCTGCGAAGATGCCTGGCACCCGGACCTGGCCGAAACGCTGGCCGAAACCGGCGCCCAGATCCTGCTGGTGCCCAACGGCTCGCCCTATGCGCGGGGCAAGCATGACCTGCGCATGCAGCTGATGGTCGCCCGCGTTATCGAAACCGGGCTGCCGCTGGTCTATCTCAACATGATCGGCGGGCAGGACGACCAGGTGTTCGACGGTGCCTCGTTCGTGCTGAACCCCGGCGGGCGGCTGGCCGCGCAGCTGCCGGCCTTTGATGCCGCCACCCAGCTGGTCGATTTCACCCATACCGACGATGGCTGGCGCGCCGAACCGGCGCCCAAGGCCCTGCTGCCCGATGCCTGGGAACAGGATTACCGCGCCATGGTGGAATCGGTGCGCGACTATTTCGCCAAATCCGGCTTTTCCCGCGCGCTGCTGGGCCTGTCGGGCGGCATCGACAGTGCCATCGTCGCCACCATCGCCGCCGATGCGCTGGGGCCGGACAACGTGCATTGCGTCATGCTGCCGTCGGAATTCACCTCGGCCCATTCGCTGGAGGATGCGACAGCGGTCGCCCGCGCCCTTGGCGCCCGGCTGGACACCGTGCCGATCGACGATCCGCGCGCCGCCGTCGGCCGCGCGCTGGCCCCGCTGTTTGCCGGCACCAAGCCCGACATCACCGAGGAAAACATCCAGTCCCGCCTGCGCGGCCTGCTGCTGATGGCGCTGTCGAACAAGTTCGGCGCCATGCTCTTGACCACCGGCAACAAGTCCGAAGTCGCCGTCGGCTATTGCACGATCTATGGCGACATGGCGGGCGGCTACAACCCGATCAAGGATCTGTACAAGACCCGGGTGTTCGAAACCTGCCGCTGGCGCAACGCCAACCACCGCCCCTGGATGAAGGCCCCGGCAGGCGAGGTGATCCCGCCGCGCGTCATCGACAAGCCGCCAAGCGCGGAACTGCGCGCCGACCAGCGCGACGATGACAGCCTGCCGCCCTATCCGGTGCTGGACGCCATCCTTGAAGGGCTGGTGGACCGCGAACTGTCGGTGGCCGAACTGGTCGCCGCCGGGTTCGACCATGCCACGGTAAAACGGGTGGAACACCTGATCTTCATCAGCGAATGGAAACGCTTCCAGTCCGCGCCCGGCACCCGGCTGACGGGCCGCGCCTTCTGGCTGGACCGGCGCTATCCCATCGTGAACCGCTGGCGCGACGCCGGCTGA
- a CDS encoding 2-isopropylmalate synthase, with the protein MTGNRRIWTVAALVAALGGGAVAQEVAVKQYSDGSVYEGQFVDGRQHGKGTYRLPDGYEYTGDWVNGTIQGQGRARFPNGAVYEGAFATGKPEGTGKITFADGGTYEGDWTGGQMTGTGIARYPGGVVFTGSMVNGLAQGKGVMEDGQGYRYDGDWAEGRRDGVAVITYPDGARYDGAVADGQRQGRGTLIMPDGLTYVGDWVAGQMQGQGKLTQPNGDVYEGGFQAGLRAGAGKVSYADGGSYDGAFAGDRRHGKGIYRAASGMVYEGDWLDGRIEGTGRMQHADGSVYLGALVADVPQGRGSMTWPDGTSYEGDWVEGAIDGQGVSRLADGSVYEGAFEAGQRQGKGVLTLPDGYRYDGDWVDGRREGQGVATYADGSRYTGGFRADLREGAGVLERPDGYRYEGSFAAGEAAGTGVARWPSGDVYEGAFAGGKPNGEGVARYATGQEARGTWTNGLLTGPAPAVAPAEGAAAPAD; encoded by the coding sequence ATGACGGGCAACAGGCGGATCTGGACGGTGGCGGCGCTGGTCGCGGCGCTTGGCGGCGGTGCGGTGGCGCAGGAGGTCGCGGTCAAGCAGTATTCCGACGGCTCGGTCTATGAAGGGCAGTTCGTCGATGGCCGCCAGCATGGCAAGGGCACCTATCGGTTGCCGGACGGCTATGAATATACCGGCGACTGGGTGAACGGCACGATCCAGGGCCAGGGCCGGGCGCGGTTTCCCAATGGTGCGGTCTATGAGGGCGCCTTTGCCACCGGCAAGCCGGAAGGCACGGGCAAGATCACCTTTGCCGATGGCGGCACCTATGAGGGCGACTGGACCGGCGGGCAGATGACCGGCACGGGCATTGCGCGCTATCCGGGCGGGGTGGTGTTCACCGGCAGCATGGTGAACGGGCTGGCGCAGGGCAAGGGCGTGATGGAGGATGGCCAGGGCTACCGCTATGATGGTGACTGGGCCGAGGGGCGCCGCGATGGTGTGGCGGTGATCACCTATCCCGACGGTGCGCGCTATGACGGGGCGGTGGCCGATGGCCAGCGGCAGGGCCGGGGCACGCTGATCATGCCCGACGGGCTGACCTATGTCGGCGATTGGGTGGCGGGCCAGATGCAGGGGCAGGGCAAGCTGACCCAGCCCAATGGCGATGTCTACGAAGGCGGCTTTCAGGCCGGGCTGCGCGCGGGGGCGGGCAAGGTTTCCTATGCCGACGGGGGCAGCTATGACGGCGCCTTTGCCGGCGACCGGCGCCATGGCAAGGGGATTTACCGCGCGGCCTCGGGCATGGTCTACGAAGGCGACTGGCTGGACGGCCGGATCGAGGGCACGGGCCGCATGCAGCATGCCGACGGATCGGTCTATCTGGGCGCGCTGGTGGCGGATGTGCCGCAGGGGCGGGGCAGCATGACCTGGCCCGATGGCACCAGCTATGAAGGCGACTGGGTGGAAGGCGCGATCGACGGGCAGGGCGTGTCGCGGCTGGCCGACGGATCGGTCTATGAAGGCGCGTTCGAGGCCGGCCAGCGGCAGGGCAAGGGCGTGCTGACGCTGCCTGACGGTTACCGCTATGACGGCGACTGGGTCGATGGCCGGCGCGAGGGGCAGGGCGTGGCGACCTATGCCGATGGCAGCCGCTATACCGGCGGGTTCCGCGCCGACCTGCGCGAAGGCGCCGGCGTGCTGGAGCGGCCGGACGGCTACCGCTATGAGGGCAGCTTTGCCGCCGGAGAGGCGGCGGGCACCGGCGTGGCGCGCTGGCCTTCGGGCGATGTCTACGAGGGGGCCTTTGCCGGGGGCAAGCCGAATGGCGAAGGCGTGGCGCGCTATGCCACCGGGCAAGAGGCGCGGGGCACCTGGACCAACGGCCTGCTGACCGGGCCGGCGCCGGCTGTGGCCCCGGCCGAGGGCGCGGCGGCACCGGCGGACTGA